In Mus musculus strain C57BL/6J chromosome 15, GRCm38.p6 C57BL/6J, the genomic stretch GTCTAAAGCAAAAGAAAGGGATCCAGGGAACAGGGGCagtggagttgcagacagttgggTGGTTTCTTGGAATGGGGTGTCcatggggggtggtggtgatgttACTCTAGACCTGATGCTGAGGAAGCAGATGAGCAGGGGAAGGGTTTCATGTGAGTTATACCACCGCAGCCACTGGGCGCTGTGGCAGCCATTCAGTGGATGGTGTTGGGGAGGAAACAGCGCAGGAAGGAAAGGGGCATCGGTCCTGAGTGACTCTCAGAACTGAGGTCTAAAATTGGAGCCAAGTATATGTAGGTCTGAGGCTGGCATTTAGCACTTCCAAAGACATCCCTAGctgctttctttctgcctctttcctGGAGGCTCCAGAGATGTGTTGGTTTTGCCTCTGCCAGGAGAGGGCAGTGGTGGCCGCTGTGCTGGTTGTCTGGGCTGGTCAACCTTTTTCTACTGGGGAGCAGCCTGGGTGACTGTgccagaaggaaagaggaggggctGGGTCATTTCTCTGGCCCTCACTTTCTCCAAATCTATCTCTGAGAATGAACAGGTAGGTTTAATCACTCCAAAGGACAGGCTACTGAGGCCTGATAGAAAGCCCATCTCATCTCCACTGGGGATTTGGGAAAGCTGGTAAGGGCTTGTGTTGGCTGTTAGCAGCATTATTAAGCAACTATTCTGTGCCAGGCACCATGCTAAATTCTTTTCTCATGcatcatattaaaaaaaagatttatttttattttatgtatgtgggtgtcttGCCTGCACGTATTTCTGTGCATCACGGAAGCCAGAGGGTGTTTCATATTTCCCTAGAAATGGAGTTAAAGATagcttgtgagccaccttgtgggtggcTCCAACCTGGGTGGGAATCCAACCTGGCTCTTTTGCTAAGATCAGCAGAGAGTGTTCTTAATCGccacaccatctctccagcccccttgcctTGATTTGTAAAAGCTTTACAACAAATTAACAATGTAAGTATAGTTCAGCTCTCGGAGAATGCCCCAACCACTCCCCTGCCCCCATCCAGTGCCAGGACACACTCATCTCAGGTACTATGGGTGCAGCCCCTTTGGGAGGGGTGTGTTGTCCTGGGAACTCAGATAACTGACAGCTCAAGGTGCCAACTGATAGGCTGAAGACACCATACCTGGCACACTGGATGTTTTAAGCTTAAGAAGATTAGATATTGATGCCTGACATTTGGGAAGGGGTTTTGTGAAGGACCCTTTCCTGCTGTATAGCCTGTAACTGGGCACTGCGGTGGCAATGGGTCAAAACAAACAGCTTACCAATCAGCCTCATCTTCCCCTTGCTCCCTGCTCCCATAGGTCTCTGGGGGACTCATAAGCCCCCCAGGATGTCCTCTGTCATTCTGGTGTGTCAGCATGATTCCTAGAATAGCTGAAGGCCCCAACAAACAACCCAGATGGATGATAGGGGGATCTTTAGCTCcactcccccccaacccccgtccCCCGCCCCTGGGCCTGTGTCAGAGACTTCATCTTCAGTGTCCTTACAACTCTGGAACGTGACTAGCCTGAGGCCCCACAAGGCAACCTTGATAGAGAGAACCTGGCACAACGGGGGCAGAGTAAGGGACATGCATGGATCCTGGCACTGCTCCGGGATCGAGTCCTTGAAGACGAAGACCCGCTTCCGCTTTCTCCGCCTCACTAAACATGCTCCGTGATGGTGCTCTCTGCATTTCTCAGCAGCTATGGCCCCTTGCTATCACCATCTATCTGCTTGCTCCTTCCACCAGAATTTGCCACGTGCCAACAGCATGCTAGACTCCCAGTAGACACCAGGCTGCAGTCTGTGCTCTTGGGCTGTATCCTGGTGAGCATTTAAGAGGCCTCCACATATTACAGAAGCTCATAGTTTTTCTTGTTCATCTCCAGgaaccctgctgggggctgggcaATCTGGGCTGAGCAAGGTCactctctccatcttccctgTTACCTCTAATGCTCTTTTAACTTGGCTTCCCCTCTTCCGGGAACCCCCAGCGACAGACTTCGCACTGCACTGCAGCCTCCAACTCGATGGGGTGTCAGTCCAGGCATCTCTGGtttgtctctttctgtttctgtgtgtgtgggcATCTCCTTCAGCAGGGGTAGGGCTCCCCAAACTTAAGgacatgctttgtgtgtgtgtgtttcccttagATTTGAACTTGCCAGGAGAAGTGGCACGAGGGAAGGCAGTCTCAATAAACCTCAGCCTGCAGGGTCTGCCTGGGTTCTAGATGAGGGCTCAGGCAGACACTTCTTTTGGAGCTTATAGGGGTATCAATTTCCAGGCGTAAAGCATGGGCTCTGAGCTGAGGACTCAACTTGTGGTGCCTGTCCAGCTCCACCCACCTTTTATGACTTAGTCCACCCTTCCACTCGCACGACTATACCCTTATATGTATAGGTACTGTTTTTTTGCTCCAGGGCTTAAGAGTCTCAACAtgcagttgagactgctggtcttcctatggggttgctcttttcagcttcttccagcctttccctaattcaatcacaggagtGATTGTCCATTAGTTGGTTATAAgtgtctgcatctgactttttcagctgcttgttgggcctctcagaggagagccatgctaggttcctgtctattGCCCTGTGTGCAGTGGGGCTCTTGCAAGGCCTTCAGACTGTGATGTCTTCAGGGGGAATGAGAAAAAACTCTTACCTGCTCCCAGACTGGGATGGCACCCACAGCTCAAAGGATGACTTACCCAAGCTCACTTCAATGAGTAAAATGGGCTTGTTAAGGGCTGCTCGTGGATCAGTGGATGGCTAGGGACAGCTGCATTGTCTGGAAGTCTCCACCCAACCCCATGCCACCTCTGCATACCAACCTCCTAGAGTATGGCCATAGCAGAATGAGTGCAAACCTGGCTCTGGGTACTCCCTAGCATTAAATCTGCAGAGGTGACTACAGTGTCAGCCTGCATGAGGCACAGGCAGAGCCAGACTGTGGAGAAGGTAGATGTCCATCCTTGCCCTTATCAAGGTTTCTGCTGGTTTTAGCCTCGTCATCCAACTCTGAATGGATGGCTGGCTGGTTTCATCTGTGCGGCAGTCTGCATGTAATTCTGTGACACGGTAACTCATGGCAAGAGTTATGCTGCTAGGGTTTGAAGACCCTGGAGACAGTGGGACAAAACTTCTGCCCTCATGATGTTTAGAGTTAGCCAGGACGAAGAGAGCAAGGCAGCCACCTCTGACCTGCTTAGTGGAGGTTCTAGGAGTGATGGTTCCAGGGACAAAAGGATGGGAGAATTTAACATGCTCCTGTGTACATCTGGAAAGGGCTTCGCACCACTAAATTTGTGTTTAAAAAATgcttgtagggctggagagatgatggctcagcagttaagaacactgactgcccttccaaaggccctgagttcaattcccagcaaccacatggtgggtcacaaccatctgtaatgggatccgatgccctcttctagtgtgtctgaaggcagctacagtgtactcacatacataaaataagtatatcttttttttaaaaaaaggcttaaGATGAATGACTCTGGTGTGCACCATAGATTTCCAAAGAACTCTTGAGTCAAACAGTAACATTTTTTTAACTCTGCAATAATAAAGATGTGAGGGAGCAGCCAGAATGGTATGGACCAGGAAGTGAATGGTCCTCAAAGAAAGTTATATTAAAAAAGATGGCTGAAAGTTAGTGTTCAGTCCATGCAGTTGGAATCTGGTAAAAATAATTTAGAGAAAGTAAAAGGATAAATACGTCACGGAACCTTGGAGCATGAAACTCATTCATGTTTGGAAATTCAAACAGGTATTCGGAGgtgagaaaaatagaaaacaaagaaccGTTTGGATCTCTGGAGAAAATGAGGGGCATCTCTGTTTATCTGCCCTGAGTCCTGGGAGCAGATCCTATCTGTCAAGGTCCCAAGGGGAAGGGATAGAGTTGAGCCTATGGCCTAGCTGTGCTGTGCCCTATGTGTGACATGATGCGGTCTCCTTGCCTGGATTTGAACCTCAGGCTTAGTCAGTTGTCTATAACTCTTCATATCTACCGTATCAACAGTAGTGATGCCATTAATGACCTTTCCCATTGGCTGAACTGTTACAGGGCAGAGTGTGGCAGCAGAAGATGATGTAGTGTTCCTGATAGGCATGAATACAACCCTATCATCAGATCCCCAGACACCGTGAAGCAGTGAGGAAAGCTATGTGCTCCCTGACACTGACAGGCAAGTTGAGGTTCAGTTTGTCCAAGGTCTTGTGGGCTAGGGAGTAGGTGGGCTACAGTGTGCTAGCTCTTGACCTTTCCCTGACCCACCAAAGGAGCCACTTCTGTACTTCACAGAGAAGTCCAGGTTAGTTatttttttggggagggggttctttttttttttattaggtattttcctcatttacatttccaatgctatcccaaaagtcccccataccctccccccactcctctacccacccactcccactttttggccctggcgttcccctgtactgggaatataaagtttgcaagtccaatgggcctctctttccagtgatggtcgactaggccatcttttgatacacatgcagctagagtcaagagctccggggtactggttagttcataacgttgttccacccatagggttgcagatcccttcagctccttgggtattttctctagctcctctattgtgggccctgtgatccatccaatagctgactgtgatcatccacttatgtgtttgctaggccccggcccaGGTTAGTTATTTTGAGTTGCCATCTTACCTGAGGATCTGACTGTGGGAAAGAGAAGGAACCATAGTCTTGGCCTCCTAGGATAGGGTTTAGAGAGGGTCATTTAGAAcatctgtatgtctgtctatctatcctctatctatcatgtatgtatgtatgtatgtatgtatgtatgtatgtatgtatctatcaatctacctacctacctatctatctacctacctatctatctatcatctatctatctatctatctatctatctatctatctatctatctatctatctctatcatctatctatctattaatcaTCTATCTACCATGTATCTATCTACAATCTATCTActgtatatctatcatctatctataatgtATCATCTATCGATTGTgaatctacctatcatctatctatctatctatctatctatctatctatctatctatctatcatgtatctatatctatcatgtatatatgtatgctctatctatctatcatctatctatctatctatctatctatctatctatctatctatcaatcatctatctatatctatctatctatctatctatctatctatctatctatctatcatgtatgtatgtatcatgtatctatcatctatctataaatctacctatcatttatttatcttctatctatctatctatctatttatatatctatctagtatgtatgtatgtatgtatgtatgtatgtatgtatgtatgtatctatctatctatatctatcatgtatcatctatctatctattaatcaTCTATCTACCATGTATCTATCTACAATCTATCTActgtatatctatcatctatctataatgtATCATCTATCGATTGTgaatctacctatcatctatctatctatctatctatctatctatctatcatgtatctatatctatcatgtatatatgtatgctgtatctatctattaatcaatcatctatctatctatctatctatctatctatctatctatctatcatctatctatcatgtatgtatgtatcatgtatctatcatctatctataaatctacctatcatttatctatcttctatctatctatctatctatctatctagtatgtatgtatgtatgtatgtatgtatgtatgtatgtatgtatctataaatCTATCAGTCATCTATTTATAAATCTATCTATCTGATATAGGCActtgcttatttattatttatttggtatGTGCATGCATCGCAGGAGTTAGCTTTCTCCTTCTACCAGGACCATATAGGTCtaggagattgaactcaggccatgagGCTTGGCCGCTTGTCTGTTTGCCCCCTGAGCCATGTCACTGGTTCTTGATCCTTATTTTTTGATCTGGAATTTGATTTGGCAGGATTAGGCCTGCCCCTTCCAAATATACTCTGGGTTGGGCCACCCTGAGGTTGGGCAGAAATACAGGAGAAGGAACCCTACCACCAGTTGGAGAAGGCGGCCCATACAGTCCTTAGACATGGCACCGTGAATATGGATGCTCATTATAATAGGCTCCTGGTAGCAAGAAAGGGTTGGGGACCTCTTGCATCTAAGCCCTATTGGTCTGAAGTTACAGCTCGGTCTGTGGATAGGCCAGTTCCTTATAACCAGAGAGTTTGTAACTCCCTAAGGTCAACCTGGGTGAGATGTATGTGACCAGACCACCCCAAGGGGGAAGATGAGATTAGATACTCAATCAAGACATGGTGGTGTAGACCTGTAATTACAGCTCTTTGGGAGACCAAGGCAGAAGAATCAAGGAAAAGGCATCCTTGGCTCtatgagttgaggccagcctgggttacctaagatcctgtctccaacacacacaaaacaaaacaaagcaagccagCAACTGACAAACAGAAACGAGTGCACAGCAACATTATCTGTGGATGAATCTCAGTACTTTATTCACCCCTTGCCCAAGTCAGCCAGTCTAGCAGGTGGCTGGAATGAGTTCTCTAAAATCCTGATAGTATACTCAGCACTTATCATGCAGAAACAGGAAGGGAAGCAATAAGTTAAAAGCCACATAAGTtatgaaaaaataatatatatgttctATATTTCATGTCCCACTGAGGATTGCTCCCTTGGAAATGGATTAATAGCCCGAGAGAAAGCAGCACTGAGCACCCGCTTCGGGGACTCTAGGGTTAAGTGTGTATTGCTGGGTTCCTTTGGCCTGGAGGAGCTGGCAGCCTATCAACACTCCCTGCAGGCCTGGAGGGCCAGGGGCCTTGAGGAAACCAGGTCTGGGAGAATGAGAAGCAGGAATGGGAGGTGGGCTAGGagaggaggtgaggcaggagccAGGACATGGGTCTTGGGAATAAAGGGAGGCAGAATGAGGCTGGTGGCATCGGAAGGCTGGCACTGCTGTGCTCCACAAACCCCAGAGGTGGGAGCCAGGGCTGGAACACACAGACACCCATGGTGGATACAGAATGGCTCCCTTGGGTTGAGTCCTTTGAAGGCCCTTGTTGGGGCTTCCTGGACCAAATTTATGCCTACGAAACTTCCAGATCTTCCCAGGCTCAGCCTTCTTCATGGCCCACCAAAGGCAGGGGGAGTAAgcttggaggaagggaggggcgggggtggggagaaCTGGGTGGACCGTCTTAGGGGATAGAACAGAGGCCCTAGGAAGTGAGATTTGGGGGAGATGGGCATTTCTGGCAGGCTCTAGGGCTCTAGTGCCTGCTGTGCCAAAGACAAATGTTGAGGTTGGAGAGACCCTGGCTGGAGCCAGAGCCCAGATTTCAGGATGGTGGCACAACCTAGAATGGCAGGGAGGGGAGGCAAGGCCTGGTGTCAGACTCTTatctctggcttctgctcctAGGGTGGTGGCTTGTCCAGAATAGCTTTGAAGTCAGGTCCCTGGAAGGGGGTACATGCAGGCATCTGGGCCACTCTGGGGCTCAGGCTTTTGTCTAACACATCAAGCCTTTCGTCCCCCAATACTGTCAGGTGTCTGGGAGGCTTGGAGGCAGGGGGTCTAGGAGTCCTCAGCCCCCAGGCGCAGGAACACCATATACAAGACAAAGTCCAAGTGTATCCTTCAGCCCAGTCTATGTCCTGGCTAGTGGGCGAGGATGCCAGCCTCGgtttagaggcagaggcaaggcaaggctgaggcagaagtcaGGGCAAGCAGTGGGCAGAAGTCAAGCACCTTGTCAGAGCTACGTGGGAAGAGGATCTTCAGAGGAGCGGAGAGGTGGCAGGCCCCAAGATCCCCTTTGCCCGCCAGGACAAGCTGTGGCCAGGAGACTAGAGGTGGCAAATGAGACGCGGATGAGGAATGGAGCTGCCGGTTCTCTCTGACCacccagagaaacccagtctcagccAGAACCCACTTCACCCCGttcagtgtctctcctcccaaccTGGAGGCTCCAGGCCACGTTCTTGAGTTTAGCTTAAGTCGGCTGCAGTGGAAGTGACTTGAGGCTCTTTCTGGGGTTGCTGTCTTACTCTGAGGCCTCTGATTCCTGGGAGAGATATTTCTCTGACATCTCAGTGATCTTGATCACTGGGCCTCTGCGGTTCTTCTTCTTCCGGGAGGAGGTCTTGGTGAGGCCAGACTTGGAGGCAGCTACAGGGGACAAAGAGGGTGTGGAGGGAAGGGCTGGAGGATTTGAAGCAGCTTAGGTGATGCCTTTGGGGCCCCGGTCCCCCACACCCGATGTGTCCCTGTCTTGGGTCTCTGGGCGGGTAGACTTACTGGTTCTGCATCCAGATTTCACAGTACTGACCACAGTGGCAGAAGGCAGGTCCATCCTGCAGAAGGGAGATATGGTAGGGTGTGAAGGGAACCTGGGATTTTAACCCCATTAGGATTGGGGGCTGGAGTCTGCTAAGTGCAGGGCAATTCTTGGCTGTGGCTCCCAGGCCTGTGGTTGTCCTGTCCTGTGAGCTTGGCTAGCTGCTTTTCCTTGTCTCTGGAATCCCTAGAAGCTAGGGAGCTGAGGAGCCACACGTGCCCTGCTTTTGGTTCCTCAGACACTTGATAGTGttaaggggagaggggaggagagtctTGGTGTTTGAGACCCGAACATGGACTTCAGATAAACCAGGATGCTTGCACTCTGTTTGCCCCTtgcccagggtcagctccaggggcCACGGTCCCTTCTTTGCCAAGCATACACAGTGAACACAGCtgagtactttttaaaaaggatatccaccttgaacttttaaaaaactctgtgtgtgtgtgtgtgtgtgtgtgtgtgtgtgtgtgtgtgagacagagggtACATGAAGGTTAGACTGGTGGtaattagttctctccttctaccacttgGGTTCCAGGGGTAAAACTCTGGCAGGGAAGCTTAaccccgagccatctctctggtcagATTCCTGACTTTCCCATCACAGGTGAGCCATGCTTATCATTTTCCAGCTAGGCAAACAGGCCATACAGAACTAGGTCCCAATTCCAGTAAGTAACTGAGTGAAGTTGGATCACAGCCCTATCAGGTGGCTTTCAGGCCCGCCCTTGCCCCGCCCTTGCCCcgcccctctccccttcctcaccggctttcttctccttccatcAGCTTGTGGTAGGTGGCTATCTCTATGTCCAGAGCCAGCTTGGTGTTCATGAGATCCTGATACTCGCGCAACTGCCGGGCCATGTCCTGCTTGGCCTTCTGCAGGGCATTCTCCAGCTGGGCCATCTTGTCCTTGGCGTCCTGGAAGGCCAGTTCTCCTTGCTCCTCAGCCACCTTGATGTTCTCCTCCAGTTTTAGGCACTGCAGCCAGGAGGCCAAAGGGAAGGAGCAGTGAGTGGGCCAGGCCTGAGGTTGCCTCTGTCCCAGTGTGTGTGTAGCTAAGCAACACTATTTCTAGGTGTCATGAGCCTTCAGGGAGCTCACTTAGACATGGGACATTTCACAAGCTACCACAAGGAGTCTAGACCAGCACCTGAGACGTAGGTCTCAATCTTCTGTATGACTGACTGGGCTTGGGCAAGGATGAGGGCCCGGGCTgtgcaagggggtgggggagtgctTTCTGATATCCCAGTAGCTCTGGGCACTTTACAGAGGGTGGCTCTGTACGTTTCTTTCCATTTGTCGGGTTAGAAAACAGGCCAGAGGCACGCATAGACCTACTCAGGGCCATTTGCCAGGTCTTGTGTGTACCCTGTGTGACGGAGCATGTCTCCTGACCCAGAAGTCCCCACTGGCCCTTCAGAGGTTTTCTCACATGGCTCTTGACGGAGACGATCTGAGACCGCAGCTTCTGGATGCGCACGTTGAGGTCTGCAATCTCACAGCGGCTGCTTTGGAGGCTGTTCCCGAACTCCGCTGAGCGGGCAGCTCGCTCCTCAAGCTGAAAGGGTGTGGAAGAGGGATGGTAAGGGTGGCCTGCTGCAGCCCCTTCAGCATCCCTCTCGGCCTCATTTCTTCAGTctattccctctccccctccagcCCCGTGTTTTCCTGGTATTGTTCTTCCGGCCTCTCATACCTGGCCACCCTGTGACTCCAGGAAGGCCCCATACAGCTTCCCCTCCCACGGCCCCTGCCTTCCCGGAGCCCCGGAGCCCTGCAGGAACTGCCTCTCACATTTTCTATGCTGCCTGTGGACTGGATGCTGCAACACTCCCTGCATATGCTCCCCGATACGCCTCAGAGAATCTCAGGGCCCAGAGCCACAAGGCCTTAGCCACCTCCGGTCTAGTCCTTTTTAGGTTAGTCCCCAACCTGGCTCCGTGAATATGCTTCAGCCTCCTCCAGGCTTCGAGCAGCGATGGCGTCATACTGGGCCTTCACTTCCTCCACGATGCCGCTCAGGTCGATGTGGCAGCGGCTGTCCAGGCCCACAGTCACAGACACGTCCTTCACTTGGGCTGTAAGGTCTTTCAGCTCCTGGGCAGCACAGAACGGGGAAGGCTCAGGACTCCTGCAGAGGACTCAAGGTCTCTCACACACAGTCCCTTTGTACCCCCAGGAGATGGAGTCTATGCTACCACCTGTGACTTCCCAGGGAGTCAGGTGGCTCTTACtgccctctctgtctccccatgTTCTCCCTCTGAGTGAGGGCAAAGGACAGAGGTGGCTCTGACTTTCATAATCAGGCTAGGACCCCTCCCCCAGGCTGGTGGGAAAGGCCCATGCCCCTGGCTGGTGTAGAGGTTGGGGGGAATGGGGCAGGCTCCTTGCTCTCTGTTGCCCTCTGCTTCCTCATTGGGTAGGGAGCCCCAAGGAGCCTGGCAGGGTCATCTTGAGCTGTGGGCCCCCACATTTGTTGATGGAACATGTAAGTTTACTGGGCTAGAAAGGGTGGAGGAAGATGCTAGGCAGGGTGGGGATGGAGGGTACAAAATGCTCTGGGCCCAGAAGCACCTCTGCTATGAGAATCATTAGTCCCCAGAACCAGCTGGAAGTAATAATGACTCCCTCCCCCAGGCGGCACTCCAGGGACAACAGTGTGCTAGCCACAAGTGCCCAGAGTTTATCCTTTCTTGATCatgtggggaggtggaggcaactGCAGGGAGTGGAGTTCCGCTGATCTCCCGTGTTCTGTTAGCATAGCTTAGCACAGAGGAGCTAAGCTATCTAACTATCTCTAGTGCCAGGCCAGCTTTCCCACGGGAAACCTCAGGACTAAATAGTGAGACATGTGGGAACAGGGGTCTCTCAGGGGCTGCAACGTGTTGTCATAGGCTGGGCTGCTTCCTCTGGAGGTGCCTTGGGGGGGCCTCAGGCTGGGAGGAGGAGCAGACTGTGTGTCATCGGAGCATGGCTGCCAGCACTCTCCACAGACAGGTGAGTCTGCTGGCCATAGGGAGCAGGCAGGGAGCCAGCCGAGGTGGCTTTGTGTGGCTGCAGCTCAGTCTGTGGGTGTACTGCCTGGACCTCTGCCTCTTCTGGCATTCACAGATCCCTGGCCTTGTCTCAGTCACGACTTTCCAGCCGGTGCTTCTGGTTGCTGACAACCTCATTCCCAGGCAGGATTCAAACGGGAAGGGTGAACAGAAATTGGTGGGTATCGCTAGAAGTCTTCAGTTGCCCatttcacttttttcttccttacagTTTTCTTATTGAAACGCGTGCAACACACTTGTCAGTTTCTTCCCTGCTTCCTAGGACAGCTGGCACTTGGTTCTGGAGGCCTGCTTAGGTCCTGATTCAGCTGGTTCACTCGTGGCCATATATCTTGACTTTCCTCACTTTTGgggccccctccccctgttcatcATCTTGCCTAGAGAGCTTGTGGTGGTGCCTCTAGTTTCCGCCCCTGGCAGGGACTGGGACTTCTTATTGGTGGCTTGTGTTCTAGAGTATAGATTCAGGGACGAGGTGGGGTCAGATGGACTCTCTGGGCAATGGATGGTGCCTTTCCCATTTGCTTGTCTGCAGCCTTGACCATCAGCACTTCTTGGAAAGGAAGCTCAGGGGCTGCAAGAATTCTGGAGGCAGTTTCAGCTGGCAGGACCTCAGCCTGGGGACCAGGAGCTGTGGGGATCTTTGACTAATCTTTGGATGAATAGAATATACATCTCTGGGTAATGGCAGGCTGACGACACTGACTGGAATCAGGATGACAGTCCCCGAAGTCCCAACATGGCTCCCTGCAAATGGGCACCTGCTAGGACAGTTTTAGAGATGTAGTTCTGGGAATCCCCTGGTGGGCACACAGTGGAAACCAGTGAGTGAGGATCATGGATATAGCCTCACACCCTTCATCTCAGGCCTGACTTGGCATCTGGCCCACGAAAGTCCAGGGCCTGGCCAGGAGATGCTACAAAGGACAGGTCTTCCCTGTTGGGGCTGAGGGATGGCTGACACTGATGGCACCACCTCAGACCTTTCTGGAAAGAAGCAGGCGAGGCAGAGTGAGATAAACAGAAGCAGGAAGTGATGTTTGGAACAGCTGTGTGCCTGTCCAGACACGCTGTCCCTCCGGGAAGGAGGGTATAACAATGCTTGCTTGTGTGGTGAGGTGCCACCTTGGGGTGGGCCCCTAACACCCCAAGTTGGCAAGAATTGCGCCACAGTATAGTTTAGAGTTTCTCTAGGGAGCTGGAGTTGGAGGAGGTtgctgtgtatatgtctgtctcaCAGTGTTACCCCCTTAGGGGCACCGAGGAGACAGTGGCTTTCCCGGGGAAACCAAGTGTTGCTTGGTAAAACAGCTCTCAGAGGCACTGTATTCTAAATGCGACCCCCTTGGAGTCATTAGGTGACTCtgatcaagtttttttttaaatgcccccAAGCCTCCATTTCCCACCTGTAAAATGGGTGCCAGACAGAACTAAAAGCAGttaatgctttttaaatatttactccaTGGAAGACATTATTCTAAGTGCTTTAGGATCTGTTAAGAAATAATGTCTGGGCTGGGAGGTGACTAAGTGCTGGGCAAGGctaagacctgagtttgagtgcccagaacccatgtaaagctgGGCACTTAGTGT encodes the following:
- the Krt80 gene encoding keratin, type II cytoskeletal 80, yielding MAYRSCVVGFSSLSGCEMTPAGSPQPGTSGWGSCGLPGPGFSSRSLTSCRPAGTIPKVTVNPSLLVPLDLKVDPAVQQQKNQEKEEMKALNDKFASLIGKVQALEQRNQLLETRWSFLQGQGSATFDLSHHYETFQGRLQEELRKVSQERGQLEANLLQVLEKVEEFRVRYEDEISKRTDLEFTFVQLKKDLDAECLRRTELETKLKGLQGFLELMRTVYEQELKDLTAQVKDVSVTVGLDSRCHIDLSGIVEEVKAQYDAIAARSLEEAEAYSRSQLEERAARSAEFGNSLQSSRCEIADLNVRIQKLRSQIVSVKSHCLKLEENIKVAEEQGELAFQDAKDKMAQLENALQKAKQDMARQLREYQDLMNTKLALDIEIATYHKLMEGEESRMDLPSATVVSTVKSGCRTTASKSGLTKTSSRKKKNRRGPVIKITEMSEKYLSQESEASE
- the Krt80 gene encoding keratin, type II cytoskeletal 80 isoform X1, with the translated sequence MRTVYEQELKDLTAQVKDVSVTVGLDSRCHIDLSGIVEEVKAQYDAIAARSLEEAEAYSRSQLEERAARSAEFGNSLQSSRCEIADLNVRIQKLRSQIVSVKSHCLKLEENIKVAEEQGELAFQDAKDKMAQLENALQKAKQDMARQLREYQDLMNTKLALDIEIATYHKLMEGEESRMDLPSATVVSTVKSGCRTTASKSGLTKTSSRKKKNRRGPVIKITEMSEKYLSQESEASE